A genomic stretch from Corynebacterium kutscheri includes:
- the truB gene encoding tRNA pseudouridine(55) synthase TruB yields the protein MTDPLATSGLIIVDKPQDMTSHDVVARLRRIFHTRKIGHAGTLDPMATGVLVLGIERGTKFLAHMRLATKSYTATIRLGITTTTDDAEGEVLHSTNALHITDEQITAGVKKLTGEIMQRPSSVSAIKINGKRAHQLVREGQEVELPARPVTVSRFDITGIRREEFLDIDVQVDCSSGTYIRSLARDLGADLKVGGHLISLRRTSVGPYHLNDALTLDELADNPRLSLSLDQALQRNYPVLAVSESEAADLAMGKWLSPRGLKEVAVAVNPTGQSIALVREKGKRLSTIFVARPSTL from the coding sequence ATGACTGATCCTCTAGCAACATCCGGACTTATTATCGTCGATAAGCCACAAGATATGACCAGCCATGATGTTGTCGCCCGTCTACGACGCATTTTTCATACCCGCAAAATCGGACATGCAGGAACCCTTGACCCGATGGCAACCGGTGTACTGGTTCTAGGTATTGAGCGTGGTACAAAATTTCTTGCCCATATGCGCCTTGCCACCAAAAGTTACACAGCTACCATCCGTCTCGGCATAACTACCACCACTGATGATGCTGAAGGCGAGGTATTGCACAGCACAAATGCACTGCATATTACTGACGAACAGATCACAGCTGGTGTTAAAAAACTCACTGGTGAAATCATGCAGCGGCCAAGCTCGGTGAGCGCAATTAAAATTAATGGCAAACGCGCCCACCAGTTAGTCCGTGAAGGTCAAGAAGTAGAACTTCCTGCCCGACCAGTAACTGTGTCACGCTTTGATATTACGGGCATTCGACGTGAAGAGTTCCTCGATATTGATGTCCAGGTGGATTGTTCCTCTGGCACCTATATCCGCTCACTTGCACGTGATTTGGGTGCTGATCTTAAGGTGGGCGGTCACTTGATCAGCCTGCGCCGCACTAGCGTTGGTCCGTACCACCTTAATGATGCGCTTACTTTAGATGAGCTTGCCGATAACCCGCGACTGAGTTTAAGCCTAGATCAAGCATTACAACGCAATTACCCGGTACTCGCGGTATCGGAATCTGAGGCAGCAGATTTAGCTATGGGCAAATGGCTCTCTCCGCGCGGGCTCAAAGAAGTTGCGGTAGCAGTTAATCCGACAGGACAATCCATTGCTTTAGTACGCGAAAAAGGAAAGCGCTTATCGACGATTTTCGTCGCCCGTCCTTCTACGCTCTAA
- a CDS encoding 4'-phosphopantetheinyl transferase family protein, producing the protein MLNALLFPEEARFFTLRTEGIDLSRFNDLHPLEKVLVTHAVDARKAEFGDARWCAHKALELLGRDTGEPILRGERGMPLWPAAVSGSMTHTEGLRAAVVAPRLIVRSMGLDAELAEPMPEGVLSSISRPSELPQLERLNEIPGVKCADRLLFCAKEATYKAWFPLTHRWLGFEQAEIELRDDGSFISYLLVRPTPVPFIEGRWLIKDGYVFAATTVRA; encoded by the coding sequence ATGCTTAACGCATTGTTATTTCCCGAAGAGGCCCGTTTTTTTACCTTGCGTACCGAAGGTATTGATTTAAGTCGGTTTAATGATCTACATCCGTTGGAAAAAGTTTTAGTTACTCATGCAGTGGATGCCCGAAAAGCAGAATTTGGTGATGCACGGTGGTGCGCGCATAAAGCATTAGAACTATTAGGTCGAGATACCGGTGAACCTATTTTGCGTGGCGAACGGGGTATGCCGTTATGGCCAGCAGCGGTTTCAGGTTCTATGACTCATACTGAAGGGCTGCGCGCGGCAGTTGTCGCACCGAGGCTTATCGTACGATCAATGGGACTTGATGCTGAACTTGCCGAACCAATGCCAGAGGGAGTCCTAAGCTCAATTTCTCGACCAAGTGAATTGCCGCAGTTAGAACGACTGAATGAAATTCCTGGAGTTAAATGTGCTGACCGGCTATTATTTTGCGCTAAAGAAGCCACCTATAAAGCATGGTTTCCCCTTACTCATAGGTGGCTAGGTTTTGAGCAAGCCGAGATTGAATTGCGTGACGACGGCAGTTTTATTTCGTATCTATTAGTTCGCCCAACACCGGTTCCTTTTATTGAAGGACGTTGGCTTATAAAAGATGGATATGTTTTTGCTGCGACAACGGTTAGAGCGTAG
- a CDS encoding metallophosphoesterase family protein produces MTTTLWAVADLHAAVKANTARIDEIQPRDPSDWLIVAGDVAERTELVISILNKLRKRFAKVIWVPGNHELFSRSTDRYQGRAKYDELVAGCRKIGVLTPEDPYPIFHGITIVPLFTLYDYSFRPQGTTVEEAIAQARAKQIMLTDEFAIAPFVDIRGWCWDRLAYSIKRLSRISGPTILINHWPLVVEPINYLRSPEIGLWCGTRHTRHWAQRYNAQAVIYGHLHMPSEIVVDGVTHCEVSLGYPKEWRVHGDKQPWPYPVMEVD; encoded by the coding sequence GTGACTACGACTCTTTGGGCTGTTGCAGATTTGCATGCTGCGGTTAAAGCAAATACCGCGCGTATTGATGAAATTCAGCCGCGTGATCCTTCTGATTGGCTGATCGTAGCTGGTGATGTTGCTGAGCGAACAGAGTTGGTTATTTCGATATTGAATAAACTACGCAAACGTTTCGCAAAGGTTATTTGGGTGCCAGGCAACCATGAACTTTTTTCCCGTTCAACAGATCGCTATCAAGGTCGCGCCAAATATGATGAGTTAGTAGCAGGATGCCGCAAAATTGGTGTGCTAACCCCAGAAGATCCCTACCCGATATTTCATGGGATTACCATTGTTCCACTTTTTACCCTTTACGATTATTCTTTCCGTCCACAGGGCACCACGGTAGAAGAAGCAATTGCTCAGGCGCGGGCGAAGCAAATTATGCTTACCGACGAGTTTGCTATTGCTCCTTTCGTCGATATTCGGGGATGGTGCTGGGATCGCTTGGCTTATTCCATTAAGCGGCTTAGTCGGATTAGTGGACCAACGATTTTGATTAATCATTGGCCATTAGTAGTAGAGCCGATTAATTATTTACGCTCCCCTGAAATCGGCTTATGGTGTGGTACGCGTCATACGCGACATTGGGCACAGCGATATAACGCACAAGCAGTCATTTATGGACATTTGCATATGCCAAGTGAAATCGTCGTTGATGGAGTAACCCACTGTGAGGTTTCCTTGGGGTATCCAAAAGAGTGGCGAGTCCATGGAGATAAGCAACCGTGGCCATATCCAGTAATGGAGGTGGACTGA
- a CDS encoding MATE family efflux transporter, with amino-acid sequence MYVNARKILSLSLPALGVLIATPLFLLFDTAVVGQLGAYSLAALGAGSTIYAMVTGQLTFISYGTTARASRKYGAGDKQGAIEEGVHATWLALCVGSVLTLTIYTLAPQITSWLANNDEVAQLATSWLRITCFGIPLMLIVMAGNGWLRGIQNTQLPLLFTLSGIVPGAILIPILVNRLGIIGSAWATLIGTLIMAICFVSYLVYQYSGSWRPDAKIMLNQLILGRDLIVRSLSFQIAILAAAAVAARFGPESLAAHQIALQLWNFITLVLDSLAIAAQTLTGAALGAGSAVLAREVGKKVIAYSMSFACVLAIVFLLGKGFLPQIFSSDPNVVMQLQSLWFPLIVMIAVGSIVFSIDGVLLGAADAAFLRTISVLAIVIGYLPGVWLAWLSGSGLVGVWWGILASLVIRLLAVAWRFQSMRWARVEA; translated from the coding sequence ATGTACGTTAATGCCCGAAAAATTCTGTCGCTTAGCCTTCCTGCTCTTGGTGTTTTAATAGCGACACCACTATTTCTACTTTTTGATACCGCCGTCGTAGGTCAGCTTGGTGCCTATTCTTTAGCTGCGCTAGGTGCTGGCTCAACTATTTATGCAATGGTTACCGGACAGTTAACCTTTATTAGCTACGGCACCACAGCACGTGCTTCGCGTAAATATGGAGCCGGGGACAAACAAGGAGCTATTGAAGAAGGTGTGCATGCCACGTGGTTGGCATTATGTGTAGGTAGTGTATTAACGCTTACTATCTATACTTTGGCGCCTCAGATTACTAGCTGGTTAGCCAATAATGATGAGGTCGCTCAGTTAGCTACTTCCTGGCTGCGTATTACCTGTTTTGGTATCCCATTAATGCTTATTGTTATGGCGGGAAACGGTTGGCTGCGTGGTATTCAAAATACGCAGTTACCTTTGTTGTTTACCCTAAGCGGTATTGTTCCTGGAGCGATATTAATACCGATTTTAGTTAATAGACTTGGAATTATTGGTTCGGCCTGGGCAACACTAATCGGTACGCTCATTATGGCTATCTGTTTTGTAAGCTACCTGGTATATCAATACTCGGGTTCGTGGCGCCCGGATGCAAAAATTATGCTCAATCAACTCATTTTAGGAAGAGATTTGATTGTGCGATCGCTGTCGTTTCAAATAGCAATTTTAGCTGCGGCAGCAGTGGCCGCGCGTTTTGGGCCAGAATCTTTAGCGGCACACCAGATTGCATTACAGCTGTGGAATTTTATTACTCTGGTGCTTGATTCGCTAGCTATTGCAGCACAAACTCTTACGGGGGCAGCCTTAGGTGCTGGGAGTGCAGTATTAGCTAGAGAAGTAGGTAAGAAAGTTATTGCTTATTCGATGAGCTTTGCCTGCGTATTGGCAATAGTTTTTCTGCTAGGAAAGGGTTTTCTTCCTCAGATTTTTAGTTCAGATCCTAATGTGGTTATGCAACTTCAGTCTCTTTGGTTTCCTTTGATCGTTATGATTGCTGTGGGCAGCATAGTATTTTCTATTGATGGTGTCCTTTTAGGTGCAGCTGATGCGGCCTTTTTAAGAACCATTTCTGTGCTTGCCATAGTTATAGGTTATTTACCTGGGGTATGGTTGGCCTGGTTAAGCGGTTCAGGTCTTGTTGGCGTGTGGTGGGGAATCCTCGCATCGTTAGTGATTCGGTTGTTAGCGGTTGCCTGGAGGTTCCAATCAATGCGGTGGGCTAGGGTAGAAGCGTGA
- a CDS encoding DHH family phosphoesterase: MLDWTPATARVDKTQRIVIVGHINPNVIGSVCALGYVLSSFGKQVHGVIGQREVFATLLLSILGVPQIECVDKLSEADLVNVVDYGAPLRTGLLETEILQRPHQVMMFDDYRFNQSFADSNMIGVVLLQLSTHTIGQFQEVSTQVKHDIIRRHSHDAVEKLSDTFDGGGQVCADECILDGSYEYVRTIFS, encoded by the coding sequence ATGCTTGATTGGACCCCGGCAACTGCACGAGTAGATAAGACACAACGAATTGTCATTGTTGGGCATATTAACCCTAATGTCATTGGTAGCGTGTGTGCGTTGGGGTATGTGCTTTCATCTTTTGGTAAGCAGGTGCACGGGGTCATTGGGCAGCGAGAAGTTTTCGCTACTTTATTGTTAAGTATCCTTGGAGTACCACAGATTGAGTGCGTCGATAAGCTTTCAGAAGCTGATCTAGTAAACGTTGTTGATTATGGTGCACCTTTGCGAACAGGATTGTTAGAAACAGAGATTCTTCAGCGACCTCATCAAGTGATGATGTTTGATGATTATCGTTTCAACCAAAGTTTTGCTGACTCTAACATGATTGGCGTAGTCCTTTTGCAGCTAAGCACACACACTATTGGTCAGTTTCAGGAAGTTAGTACACAGGTAAAACACGATATTATTCGCAGACATTCCCATGATGCAGTAGAAAAATTGTCGGATACCTTTGACGGTGGTGGACAGGTGTGTGCCGACGAATGCATACTTGATGGCTCTTATGAATATGTTCGAACTATTTTTTCATAG
- the rbfA gene encoding 30S ribosome-binding factor RbfA, which translates to MNARAGRLAKRIQTIVATAIELQIKDPRMEYITVTDTRLTGDLHDATVFYTVRGKTLDDAPDTEAAAEALHRYKGQLRKIVGDQLGVRFTPTLSFELDTVPESSAHMERLLERARQRDEELAQLKENATPAGDENPYKD; encoded by the coding sequence ATGAATGCTCGTGCCGGTAGGCTTGCTAAGCGCATCCAGACTATCGTTGCGACGGCTATTGAACTACAAATCAAAGATCCGCGCATGGAATATATAACGGTTACTGATACTCGTCTTACTGGTGATCTACATGATGCCACTGTTTTTTATACAGTGCGGGGTAAAACTCTCGACGATGCCCCAGATACTGAGGCGGCGGCGGAAGCACTCCATCGCTATAAAGGTCAACTACGTAAAATCGTTGGTGATCAACTAGGGGTACGGTTTACTCCTACGCTTTCTTTTGAGCTTGATACCGTTCCAGAATCTAGTGCACATATGGAACGTTTATTAGAACGTGCCCGACAGCGCGACGAAGAATTGGCTCAATTGAAAGAAAACGCTACGCCCGCAGGAGATGAAAACCCATATAAGGATTAG
- the infB gene encoding translation initiation factor IF-2 produces MPGKLRVHELAKQLGVTSKELLATLKEQGEFVKTASSTIEPPVVKKMKQHYGQTEEAKPAPAKAAAPQPPKPAAAKPAAPKPAAVKPQAPKPAAPKPAAPKPAAPKPAAVKPQAPKPAAPKPAAPKPQAAKPTPSAMPKPQAPKPRVANNPFSTGSQAPRPGGGPRPGGNPRPGQRQQRQDRAPRPGQRQERSGNSQPSQGGGRRPSPAMMPSTPSPGAMPSRSNRGGRPQNNQGGGAGNFGGANRGGGAAARGGRRGGTAGAFGRPGGAPRKGRKSKRQKRNEYEAMQAPNVIGGVRLPDGGGMTIRLARGASLSDFAEKINTDAAALVQALFNLGEMVTATASVNEETLQLLGEEMNYKVEVVSPEDEDRELLESFDLQFGEDEGNEEDLAQRPPVVTVMGHVDHGKTRLLDSIRKTNVGGDEAGGITQGIGAYQVNVDVDGTSRKITFLDTPGHEAFTAMRARGAKSTDIAVLVVAADDGVMPQTVEAINHAKAADVPIVVAVNKIDKPGASPEKIRGQLTEYGLVPEEYGGDTMFVDISAKQNINVDGLLEAVLLTADASLDLRANPDMDAQGVAIEAHLDRGRGPVATIIVQRGTLRVGDSVVVGDAYGRVRRMVDEFGHDVAEAGPSRPVQMQGLNGVPGAGDNILVVEDDRVARQIASQRNARKRNALAAKTRKRVSLEDLDAVLKEHSTLNLILKGDNAGSVEALEEALLKIEVDDEVQLNIIDRGVGAVTQTNVTLAAASDAVIIAFNVRAEGKATESANAEGVDVRYYTVIYRAIEEVEAALKGMLKPIYEEREVGRAEIRAIFKASSVGLIAGCMVESGKVRRNAMIRLLRDNAVVVEKATIESLRREKDDVTEVSAGYECGMVLSYPDIQVGDIVEVFEQVEVPRD; encoded by the coding sequence GTGCCCGGAAAGCTACGTGTACATGAGCTTGCAAAGCAACTCGGTGTAACAAGCAAGGAACTACTCGCAACCCTGAAAGAACAGGGTGAGTTTGTTAAAACTGCATCTTCAACCATTGAACCACCAGTGGTTAAGAAGATGAAGCAGCATTATGGTCAAACTGAGGAAGCAAAGCCTGCGCCAGCTAAAGCAGCAGCACCTCAGCCACCAAAGCCGGCTGCTGCTAAGCCGGCAGCGCCAAAACCTGCTGCTGTGAAACCACAAGCGCCAAAACCAGCCGCACCAAAGCCGGCTGCACCTAAACCAGCAGCGCCAAAACCTGCTGCTGTGAAACCACAAGCGCCAAAACCAGCCGCACCAAAGCCGGCTGCACCTAAGCCACAAGCAGCGAAACCAACACCTTCCGCAATGCCTAAACCACAGGCACCAAAGCCGCGGGTAGCAAATAACCCATTTTCTACCGGTTCTCAGGCTCCACGACCAGGTGGCGGTCCTCGTCCAGGAGGTAACCCACGTCCTGGTCAGCGTCAGCAACGCCAAGATCGTGCCCCGCGTCCTGGTCAGCGTCAGGAACGCAGTGGTAATTCTCAGCCGTCGCAAGGTGGCGGACGCCGTCCATCTCCAGCGATGATGCCATCAACACCTTCGCCAGGAGCAATGCCATCGCGTTCAAATCGCGGAGGTCGCCCACAAAATAATCAGGGTGGCGGTGCAGGAAACTTTGGCGGCGCTAACCGTGGTGGTGGCGCAGCAGCACGTGGTGGCCGTCGCGGCGGCACCGCAGGTGCTTTTGGTCGCCCAGGTGGCGCACCACGTAAGGGACGCAAGTCGAAGCGGCAAAAGCGCAATGAGTACGAGGCAATGCAAGCACCAAATGTTATTGGTGGTGTGCGCCTTCCCGATGGTGGTGGCATGACGATTCGTCTTGCCCGCGGTGCATCATTGTCCGATTTTGCAGAGAAGATTAATACCGATGCCGCAGCTTTGGTACAGGCTCTGTTTAATCTTGGCGAGATGGTTACAGCAACTGCCTCGGTTAATGAAGAAACCTTGCAGCTGCTCGGTGAAGAAATGAACTACAAGGTTGAGGTCGTTTCTCCAGAGGACGAAGATCGCGAACTTTTGGAATCTTTCGACTTGCAATTCGGTGAAGACGAAGGCAATGAAGAAGATCTTGCTCAGCGTCCACCAGTAGTCACTGTGATGGGTCACGTTGACCACGGTAAGACTCGTCTTTTGGATAGCATCCGTAAGACTAACGTTGGTGGCGACGAAGCCGGTGGTATTACCCAGGGTATCGGCGCTTACCAGGTTAATGTGGATGTTGACGGTACTTCCCGCAAGATCACCTTCCTTGATACCCCAGGTCACGAAGCCTTTACGGCTATGCGTGCTCGTGGTGCTAAATCTACTGATATTGCGGTTCTTGTGGTCGCTGCCGACGACGGTGTTATGCCTCAGACGGTGGAAGCAATCAACCATGCTAAGGCAGCTGATGTGCCAATCGTGGTTGCCGTGAACAAGATTGATAAGCCAGGTGCATCGCCGGAAAAGATCCGAGGCCAGCTTACCGAGTATGGCTTAGTGCCAGAAGAGTACGGCGGCGATACCATGTTTGTCGATATTTCGGCGAAGCAGAATATCAACGTTGATGGCTTGCTTGAGGCTGTTCTTTTGACAGCTGATGCTAGCCTTGATCTACGCGCTAACCCAGATATGGATGCCCAGGGTGTTGCTATTGAAGCTCACCTGGATCGTGGCCGTGGCCCAGTGGCAACTATTATCGTTCAACGTGGTACATTGCGCGTGGGCGACTCTGTTGTGGTTGGCGATGCCTATGGACGCGTGCGTCGTATGGTCGATGAATTCGGTCATGATGTTGCCGAAGCTGGCCCATCACGACCAGTGCAGATGCAGGGTCTTAATGGCGTGCCAGGTGCTGGCGACAATATCCTGGTTGTTGAAGATGACCGGGTTGCTCGTCAGATTGCTAGCCAACGTAATGCTCGTAAGCGTAATGCTTTGGCTGCAAAGACACGCAAGCGCGTTTCCCTGGAGGATCTGGATGCAGTGCTTAAGGAACACTCCACCCTTAACCTCATTCTTAAAGGCGATAACGCTGGTTCCGTGGAAGCCCTGGAAGAAGCACTGCTTAAGATTGAAGTGGACGACGAGGTTCAGCTCAACATCATCGATCGTGGTGTTGGTGCCGTAACTCAAACCAACGTTACCTTGGCTGCTGCATCTGATGCCGTGATCATTGCGTTCAATGTTCGTGCCGAAGGCAAGGCTACTGAAAGTGCTAATGCTGAAGGCGTGGATGTTCGCTACTACACGGTTATCTACCGTGCAATCGAAGAGGTTGAAGCAGCTCTTAAGGGTATGCTTAAGCCAATCTACGAGGAGCGAGAGGTTGGTCGTGCCGAAATTCGTGCGATCTTCAAGGCTTCCTCTGTGGGACTTATTGCAGGTTGTATGGTCGAGTCCGGTAAGGTTCGTCGTAACGCAATGATCCGTTTGCTGCGCGACAATGCCGTTGTTGTGGAGAAAGCAACAATTGAGTCGCTACGACGCGAAAAAGACGATGTTACCGAGGTATCGGCTGGCTACGAGTGCGGTATGGTACTGAGCTATCCAGATATCCAAGTTGGTGATATTGTGGAAGTATTCGAACAGGTCGAAGTCCCTCGTGACTAA
- a CDS encoding YlxR family protein: MPAQCRMKTCIATKQRLPEHELLRVVADHGNPSIILADPARVLPGRGAWITATLAALEQAEKRHAFARALKVSAPVDTGHVRKYLTDRKTEH, from the coding sequence ATGCCAGCGCAGTGTCGCATGAAAACATGCATTGCTACTAAGCAGCGTTTACCTGAGCATGAATTGTTGCGGGTTGTCGCCGACCACGGTAACCCGTCGATTATTCTTGCCGACCCAGCAAGAGTTCTTCCTGGTCGGGGAGCGTGGATTACTGCCACGCTTGCGGCGTTGGAACAAGCAGAAAAGCGTCATGCATTTGCACGGGCGCTGAAAGTGTCTGCTCCGGTAGATACAGGTCATGTACGAAAGTACCTAACTGATAGGAAGACCGAACACTGA
- the nusA gene encoding transcription termination factor NusA: MNIDVSALKDIESQSGIAVDDMLAVIAQALLRSYLEFKEAPEQIPVRVDIDSVTGAVSVIVSELDDDGTVVSEYDDTPSNFSRIAGTAVREATLRRMREGEVRQAYSEYSEYTGQIVSGVVQADFAANERGIVVVHFGSENDGQDGVIIPAEQIPGEKFSHGDRVKAYVVEVNRNERSLQINLSRTHPELVRRLFELEVPEVADGSVEIVSIAREAGHRSKIAVRATVKGLNAKGACIGPRGQRVNNIMRELGGEKIDIIDFDEDPAKYVGNALAPSKVVKAVITDEEAQAAQVTVPDYQLSLAIGKEGQNVRLAARLTGWKIDIRSDAS, encoded by the coding sequence GTGAATATTGATGTTTCGGCGCTCAAAGATATTGAGTCGCAAAGTGGGATCGCCGTTGATGATATGTTGGCTGTGATCGCACAAGCATTATTGCGTTCGTATCTTGAGTTTAAAGAAGCACCTGAACAAATCCCTGTTCGTGTTGATATTGATTCGGTAACAGGTGCAGTAAGTGTCATCGTTAGCGAACTTGATGATGACGGAACTGTGGTTTCTGAATATGATGATACTCCGTCGAATTTTAGCCGTATCGCAGGTACTGCAGTTCGGGAGGCGACGCTGCGAAGGATGCGAGAAGGTGAGGTTCGCCAAGCCTATTCGGAGTATTCGGAATACACTGGCCAAATTGTCTCTGGGGTAGTTCAAGCTGATTTTGCGGCAAATGAGCGCGGCATTGTTGTTGTGCATTTTGGTTCGGAAAATGATGGCCAGGATGGTGTGATTATTCCAGCCGAACAGATCCCGGGTGAGAAGTTTTCTCATGGCGATCGAGTCAAAGCATATGTGGTGGAGGTCAACCGTAATGAGCGTTCGCTGCAGATTAATCTTTCGCGTACCCACCCAGAACTGGTTCGTCGTTTGTTTGAATTAGAGGTGCCAGAAGTAGCCGATGGTTCGGTGGAGATTGTTTCTATCGCTCGTGAAGCTGGGCACCGCTCGAAGATTGCCGTGCGAGCAACTGTAAAAGGGCTTAACGCTAAAGGAGCATGTATCGGTCCACGTGGTCAGCGTGTGAATAATATTATGCGGGAGCTTGGCGGCGAAAAGATCGACATTATTGATTTCGACGAAGATCCCGCAAAGTATGTTGGGAATGCTTTAGCTCCATCGAAGGTTGTTAAAGCTGTCATCACTGATGAAGAAGCTCAAGCCGCACAGGTCACAGTTCCGGATTATCAGCTTTCACTTGCTATTGGCAAAGAAGGCCAGAATGTTCGTTTGGCAGCGCGTCTTACCGGTTGGAAGATTGATATCCGTTCGGACGCTAGCTAA
- the rimP gene encoding ribosome maturation factor RimP, with translation MAFPSNLDIEAIVLPIITRYGLDLEGIKVSRAGKKSVVAIAVDGDQRVDSDRIEILSGEISQAFDKAEENGAINFGPGYTLEVGTPGVDQPLTKPRHWRRNRGRKIILSSGVGRIGALDDTEERVIIIRRVAKKLVVDPVELVSELGAVVDIEFAKPAADELELAAMSFDEAISWREENK, from the coding sequence ATGGCATTTCCATCGAATTTAGATATTGAGGCAATAGTTTTACCGATTATTACCCGTTATGGATTAGATCTTGAAGGGATTAAAGTCTCACGGGCAGGGAAAAAATCTGTGGTTGCCATTGCAGTTGATGGTGATCAGCGGGTTGATTCTGATCGGATAGAAATTCTTTCTGGAGAGATTTCCCAGGCGTTCGATAAGGCCGAAGAAAATGGTGCCATAAACTTTGGGCCTGGTTACACCTTGGAGGTGGGAACTCCCGGAGTCGATCAGCCATTGACTAAGCCAAGACATTGGCGACGCAACCGTGGTAGGAAAATAATTCTTTCTTCCGGGGTAGGGCGCATTGGTGCGCTTGATGATACCGAAGAACGCGTGATTATTATTCGTCGAGTTGCTAAGAAATTAGTTGTGGATCCAGTTGAATTGGTGTCAGAGCTGGGTGCAGTGGTAGATATTGAATTCGCAAAGCCAGCAGCCGATGAGTTGGAGCTGGCAGCAATGTCATTTGATGAAGCCATTTCGTGGCGAGAGGAAAATAAGTGA